From Oncorhynchus mykiss isolate Arlee chromosome 6, USDA_OmykA_1.1, whole genome shotgun sequence, the proteins below share one genomic window:
- the LOC110506164 gene encoding E3 ubiquitin-protein ligase MARCHF3-like, producing MAPSVAAMAPEQLLGPQVCSPVGEMKVVPEEERGEESDPCPQEVMDCYGHSPSMTHSPSTDSLSSEEPFCRICHEGGGVGELLSPCECSGTLAMVHRGCLEHWLTASNSSRCELCHHQYALERLPKPLTEWLGSPAMQHQRRTLCGDVICFLFITPLASLSGWLCVQGAMDLYFSNSMEAVGLMVLTLALFTIYCFWTVVSLRYHIHLFRTWKQTDQRVRLQIPRPARTMHTHHTLSLSFLSKDTRKETVV from the exons ATGGCCCCCTCTGTAGCAGCCATGGCCCCAGAGCAGCTCCTGGGCCCGCAGGTATGCAGTCCTGTAGGGGAAATGAAGGTCGTGCCTGAGGAGGAACGAGGGGAGGAGTCTGACCCCTGTCCTCAGGAAGTGATGGACTGCTATGGCCACTCCCCCTCAATGACTCACAGCCCCAGCACCGACAG TCTTAGCAGTGAGGAGCCCTTCTGTCGTATCTGTCACGAGGGAGGGGGTGTCGGGGAGCTGCTCTCCCCCTGTGAGTGTTCAGGGACGCTGGCCATGGTCCACCGAGGCTGCCTGGAACACTGGCTCACTGCCTCCAACAGCAGCCGCTGTGAACTCTGCCACCACCAGTACGCCCTGGAGAGACTGCCCAAGCCACTCACTGAG tGGCTGGGCTCACCAGCCATGCAGCACCAGAGACGGACGCTCTGCGGTGACGTCATCTGCTTCCTGTTCATCACGCCGCTGGCTAGCCTATCAGGATGGCTGTGTGTGCAGGGTGCCATGGACCTGTATTTCAGTAACAGTATGGAGGCTGTTGGACTCATGGTGCTCACCCTGGCTCTCTTCACCATCTACTGCTTCTGGACTGTG GTGTCGCTGCGCTATCACATCCACCTGTTCAGGACGTggaaacagacagaccagagagttaGGCTACAGATCCCCCGACCAGCACgaaccatgcacacacaccacacactgagcCTCAGCTTCCTTAGCAAGGACACCAGAAAGGAGACTGTGGTGTAG